Part of the Paenibacillus kyungheensis genome, CATATTTCCACCAAAGAGATCGCTCGCCGGATGTCTATTTTACCGCAAGGCCCGAATGCTCCTGAAGGATTAACCGTAGAACAATTAGTTAAGCAAGGAAGATATCCGCATCAGAGTTGGCTCAAACAATGGTCTATTCAAGACGAGCAAGCTGTTGAGCGAGCACTGGAATTAACACATATGGTGGAATTAGCTGATCGAGCAGTAGATTCATTATCTGGTGGACAACGTCAACGTGCATGGATAGCGATGACGTTAGCACAAGGAACAGACACTTTATTGTTAGATGAACCGACAACGTATCTTGATATGACGCATCAAGTTGAAATTTTGGATTTGCTGTTTGATTTGAATGAACGTGAAGGGCGCACGATCGTTATGGTACTGCATGATCTGAATCTGGCTTGTCGGTATGCTCATCATATGATCGCTGTACACAATCGAGGGATTTACGCTCAAGGAAGACCTGAAGATATTATGACCGTAGAAAATGTACAATCGGTATTTGAAATGCGTTGTCAGATTGCACGTGATCCTTTATTTGGTACACCAATGCTTATACCTTATGGAAAGGGGAGAGTCTTACATGAATCGCTCTCTGTCTAATCTTACATCTTGGGAATCATATGAATGGGAGTATCTGAATCAAGAATTAAGATTAACTGATCAGATTGCAGAAGATGATGAGTATAGTGTCACTTCTTCTGCCTTGTTAGACCCTCAGCAATGTGCAGCCTATTTGGATCGGTTGCAACCATTGTATCGTTCATCTTCACGTGCACTTACAGCTTCGATGTTTTCCAAACGTTACGCTTTTATGATGGTATGTCCTATATTGTATGCGATGAGTATGTATCGCAAAACATTTTCGCTGAATATTGATAATTGTCAGTTAGAATCAGCGTATTTCCAATTACCGACTCGCAAAACATGGATGCCTAATCTACTGTTGCGTGATCCAAGTGTATATGAGCTTCAATCTGCGGATGTAGCCAATAATGAATTATACGCCCAACAGCGGGAAGATATTGTACGACGTGTATTTGCAGAGCATCTTCAACCTATTTTACAAAATATCTCGGAAGTGTCTTCGATCTCACGAACTATTTTATGGGAAAATATAGCGATCTATGTATATGTACTGTACGAAAATCGGTTATTGAAAGAAGCAAACGAAGAACAACGTCAACAGATACAGCAGGATTTGTATTATCTGACTCAAGAAGCGCCGAATGATTGCTTTGGAGAAAAGCGTAATCCGTTGACACAATTTTATACCAAAAAGCGCGTAGTACCTCTTTCAGAACAACCACAACGTGTACGCAAAACGTGCTGTGCTCATTACGAGTTACCTGCTCCATCGGATTATTGTCCAACCTGCCCTAAAATTTGCAAAAGTTAAAGTATCAGTACAGACAGGATCCATACAGTAAATCCTATATCAAAATCATGATTGAACTCATTTGTACATTCAATAAAGAAAGGAGTACAGCAGATGTTACGTATCGAACCGCGCGTTCAAGGTGTTACAGCAGAATTAATAACATTGTACAGTCAACTTCAGCCTTCTACATTAGGTCATCTGACAGACTTTGGATTTTTACGAGGAATACAGCCTTTATTTCGTCCGATTCGAATGCTTGGCAATGCGGTGACTGTACGTATTCCTCATCTTGATTCCACAGCGATTCGACATGCGTTGCAACAAGTAATGCCTGGCGATGTGATTGTGGTGGATATGTCTGGAGATGATTTTCGAGCATGTTGGGGAGAATTTCGTACATATGTAGCGATGAAAAAAGAAGTGGCAGGTGTCGTGATCTCTGGTTGTGCAACCGATGTGAAAGTGATTCGAGAATTGAATTTCCCGGTATTTGCGACAGGAACCAGTGCATTAACTACTCGAAGCTTAGACATGGAAGGCGAAGTAAATACACCGATTAGTGTATGTGGTGTAACCGTACAGCCAGGAGACTTGATTATTGGCGATGATGATGGCGTATTTGCTGTTCATCCTAATCATGCACAGATACTAGGTGAGCAAGCTTTAGCCAAACAACAACAAGAAGAACTTAATCGTCAAAAATACGGGTATGATCTTATAAAACCATATCCGTTACCCAAAATATAATAGTTGCTTATAAAAAGACATAAACAAACAAAAAAAGATAGATTAAATATTTATTTTGTTTTATTTATGTCTTTTTTTGTTGACTTTATTTCTAAGTAGGACTAATATAGCATTATAGATCAAGTAATTATTTTCACAAAGTATAAATGCAAATGATCAATTCTGTATCATCCTAACCCATATTGAATAGGAGAGATGTAACATGAACACCTCAACAGCAGCTCAACCTATCAAAGCAGGAATGCATATTCCTTTTGTACGCGAAATGGCAGAGACGACCTATAATATGTGGAAGTTCGGTTGGGATGAGCGGAATGGTGGAAATGTGAGCTGTATACTTGATGAAGAAGAAGTCTCGCCTTATATTGATATTCAGCAAGTACAATATAATATCCAACCTGCTTTTCCTGTACATGAATTAGCAGGTAAATACTTTATCGTAACAGGATCGGGTAAATATTTTAAAAATGTAATTGATGATCCTGAAGCCAACTTGGGTCTTTTGCGTGTATCTGCGAATGGAGAACAATTGGAAGTATTATGGGGATTTAAAAATGGAGCTGTACCGACAAGTGAATTGCCTTCTCATTTTATGAGTCATATTGAAAGGTTAAAAGTAGATCCTCAGCACCGGGTGGTCATACACAATCACGCAACAAATGTGATCGCGATGAGCTTTATCCATGATCTTAATGAAAATACATTTACCAAAACATTATGGGAAATGTGTACTGAATGTATTGTAGTGTTTCCAGATGGTATTGGCGTTATCCCATGGATGGTGCCGGGGTCTAATGCCATCGGTCAAGCCACTGCGCAGAAGATGAGAGATCATCATGCGGTATTATGGCCACATCATGGTATATTTGGGACAGGGCACTCGATAGATGAAGCTTTTGGACTTATCGAAACGATAGAAAAAGCAGCTCAGATTTATATGCTCACAGCTCATCATTCGGTTCGTCAGAAAATAACCGATCAACAATTAGCTGATCTAGCCACAGCTTTTGGTGTGACTCCACGTGCTGGCATTTTACAAATCTAAACATCATAACCAGTTTACAAATAGCGATTATTACATTTACAAAAGTAGATCATTGAATTAACGATCTACTTTTTTTATGTCTAAAAATAGGTCTTTTGATTTACTTTTTAACTTAAAAATAGAATAAAAGGAAAAAATATTGAATTTTTTTACGAAAATTAGCGAAAAATAAAAAATATTCATACTTTATTAACAATTTTTATGTAAAATGAGTTTAAAGTCTTTACTTTTTGTTTAAATTTATATGATAAAAGACTCATAGTAAGTAGTCTAAAGAACTAATAAGAGGATATATATAGAAACGTAACGAAAGAGGCAGAAAAATGAATACGATTTTGGAAACAACGATACCCGTCCACTGGCTATATGTGTTTATAGCCGCCTTAGCTTCTATGGTAGGTTGTGCTGTCATAGTTATTGGTTCTGCGTGGTCTAACTCTTCGTTGCGTAATCAATATGTGAAAAAAAGACAGCGGATAATAGCTCTCATTGGCGTACTAGCTTTTAGTACTTCTCATATCTTGATCCCCATATCAATGAATGTTCCGATCACAATGAAATATTATGGATTTCATCTTGTTTTTACGATTATTGGTTGTTATGGAGCAGTGTTTGCCGCTTCCCGTTATGCTTTCTCATCATGGCGTGGATCTATGCAATTTTTTGTAACCAGTATGACGGTAGCAATTACGATTTTAGTGTTTGATTATGCGAATACATTATATTTATTTCGAGGATTTTTGATCTGGCAACCTGAACTGATTTTAATGACTATTCCTATCGCTATTTCTATTTGTTTAGCAGTTATGCGCTTATTTTCACTATCTAGTCGTAATCGGGAACACGGTCTACGTTCGCCTACAATGATTTTTGGCATCATCACTTCAGGAATGGGGCTAGCAGGTATTCCGTTACTTTGTGCATATTCCGTATTACCATTTGATCAAATGGGATTGACTGAAAAATCGTATCTTGTTCCTTATATTTATATGATTTTTGTTACAGCTAGTCTGTATGCTATTCCGGATAGTTTTATCTTTGTCCGTGAACAAAAAGAAAATCGTGCAATGATTCAGCGAGAACAGTATTACAGTTCTTTGTATGAACAGAATCCTGATAGTGTGATTGAATTTGATATCAATGGTGTTATTACAGGGATTAATCGCCGTGCACAGAAAATGTCTAGTGAACTGGGTAAAACATTGATTGGAGTACGTGCTACAGACCTGCTAGAAGGCGAACAGAAAATTCTTGCTCAAGATCATCTAAAATTAGTGTTAAGCGGACATTCAAGTACGATTGACCTGGAATTAAAATATCAAAAAGATCGTACGTTATCGATAGCGTTAACGTCTATTCCTATCTTTGTACATGGCAAAATCGAAGGTGCTTATACTATTGTCAAAAATATTACCAAACGTAAACGAGATCAAGAAACGATCCGTCATCTTGCCTATCATGATGAATTGACAGGGTTAGCGAATCGCCGTTCTTTTGAAACTCGCTTATCGATGTATACGATGGTAGATAATCATCATTCACCGTTCACTTTATTTTTTATCGACCTGGATCGATTCAAACGTATTAACGATTTATTTGGTCATGCTTTTGGAGATGCTGTTATTCGTCACTCTGGTCTTGTACTGAAAAGTTGCCTGCCCAAAGATAGCTTTGTTGCTCGAATGGGTGGAGACGAATTTACAGTGATTATCCCGGGCTTATCAGATATCGAAGAAATCAAAAAAATAGCTGGCAAAGTGGTAGAACGATTTGTACAACCGTTTCATATTGAAAAGCATGCGGTAAAATTATCGGCATCGATCGGGATTGCCCGCTTCCCGGAAGATGGGGCATCCGCAGGTGTACTGACTCAGCGTGCCGATACAGCGATGTATACAGCCAAAGAAAACGGCAGTTCTCAGTATCAGTTCTATGACGCAGTATCTGATCAGAGCAGTCTGGAACAGATTATGCTAGAAAATGATCTGGAACAAGCGATCGATAATAATCAATTAAAATTGGTATATCAACCCAAGTTTGATATTCGTACCGGACTTATTATCGGCTATGAAGCACTTGTTCGCTGGTATCATCCTATTTTGGGTGAGATTCCGCCACTTTCGTTTATCCCGTTAGCAGAAAAGTCAGGCATGATTATTGCTTTAGAACAATGGGTGTTACGTACCGCTTGTTTGCAAAGTAAAAAATGGCAGTGTGAAGGTTATGATGCAGTACCGATTGCTGTCAACGTATCTCCTATTCACTTAATGAAGCCAGACATTTATGAGACTATTATCAAAACGCTACAAGAATTAGATTTTGATCCTACCTTGTTAGAAATTGAGATTACAGAAAGTGCAATGATGCATAATGAAGAGCATGTCATTGATATTTTGAGTAAATTAAAACAATCCGGCATTTCGGTGTCGATGGATGATTTTGGTACAGGTTATAGCTCACTTAGTTATTTGCATAATTTGCCAATCGGTTGTCTCAAAATCGACCGCTCTTTTATCCGCAAAATTACAGTAGATAAAGATAGTCGTGCGATCGCTGAGATGATTATCTCTATGGCGAAGCAATTAGGATTAAAAATTATTGCTGAAGGCGTAGAGACAGAAGAACAAGTAGCGTTACTCAAAGAGTGGAAATGTTATAACGTACAAGGATTCTATTACAGTCGTCCACTTGCCCCAGAAAATGCAATTCATAGTCGTGTATCGTAATGAACGCCGAGTAGTATCAATAAAGACCAAAATAAAGACCCTGAGTACGCTGTATGATCCAGCACTCAGGGTCTTTTATAATAGACAATTACTAATCTTGTTAAGAAGCCGTCTTCGTAACTGTTTTCTCGCGGAATACAAAGAACAAAGCAACAAGCATCAAAATGACTCCAATAAGACGTTTGATTCCAAAATGAATCGTTGCACTTTCAAACCAACCAAAGTGATCGATTGCCATACTGGCTACCAATTGACCGACAATCACAGAGATCACCGCAGCCGTTACACCAATCTTAGGAACAGCTAATACCATTAATGAAAGATAGACGACACCGAAAATAGCACAAAGCAATTGCCATTTAGGAACTTCGTGAATATTCAAAATATTGCCTTGTCCAAAGAAGTTTACAATAATAGTCAAAAAAATAGCACCTGTGAAAAAGGTGAAAAAGGCACTTTCGATCGTTCCAATTTTATTACCAAGTGTACCGTTGATTGCGGATTGAATACCTAAGCCGATACCTGCCAGTAAAGGAATAATTAACATAGCTATATTCATAATGTTGACCTCCTACAAGACTAAGAAAAACGACACAGTAAGCAAAACAACAGCTACCAATCGATTGACATTAAATTTGATTTTGGGTGAACCGAGAAGTCCAAAGTGTTCAATAATAATACTAATCACAATTTGCCCGATAATAACGGCAGTGATCGATATACCTACACCGATTAATGTTACACTGATTACGAGTAGAGCGAGGTAGACGACACCGAGCAGACCGCCAAGAAGATTCCATTTGGGAACTGTAAATATTGCGCCTAAGTTTCCTTTACCGAAAAACAACGTGACCAAAAAGGTTGCCATAGCTCCGATAATAAAAATGTAATACGTACTTTCTAACTCTCCTACATGTTCACCTAGCGCACCGCCGATAGCAGCTTCGATACTTAGAGACATACCTGCGATAATAGCCGCTAGATAAATCAGTATTTTACTCACATTATTCACTCCTTTTATATAAATATCTCGAATAATCGATATATCTTCAAAAAAAGAAACTAGCTTTGTTCAAATTTCTTCATCTAAGAACTTAGCTATTTTCTTAATTGTATCTTCATTACGACGATAATACGTCCATTGTCCATAACGTACCGCTTCAAGAAGACCCGCTTTTTGCATAATAGATAAATAATGTGAAACTGTTGACTGAGATAAATTCACCTTATCGTGGATATCGCCTACGCATACGCCACCTTTGATACTTACCTCCTTAGGCAAATGCGCTTGTTGCTGGGGAAAGTTTTTCTCAGGTTCTCTCAACCATTTCAAAATATTTAAACGCGTCTCATTTGAAAGAGCTTTAAAAATATCGATTTCTGTCATACAGGCTATTATATCGAATAATAGCGATATGTCAAATTAGATCTTTTCTGTTAGTATAGATAGAATTATGACTTTTGATATTAGAACCTGGTCTTAAGACGTGCTATACTATGCAGAAGTGATAACACTTATATTATGGTTGAATAAAGGAGATTACTCATTTGGATTATCAAAAATGGATTGCACCCGAACAATATAATCTGACGTCAGAGATGGAACGTCATGATGCTGATAAGATTGCTTTAAAATGGCTAAGCGAGCATGACGATTATGCTGAGATCACTTATGGTGATTTATTGAAAAAAGCCAATCGTCTAGCAAATGGATTGGTGAAGTTAGGACTTCAAAAAGGAGATCGCGTATTGGTCATGGTACCAAGACAGATTATTGCTTATGTTATTTATCTGGCTTGTCTGAAAAGTGGACTGGTCATTATTCCTTCTTCTGAAATGTTGCGTGCGAAAGACTTAGCATATCGTCTGGATCATTCTCAAGCCAAAGCTGTTATTGCCTGGTCTGATGTAATGGGCGAAGTGGATAAAATTCAAGATGAATTGCCATCATGGCAACATCGGATCGCTGTTTCTAATGAAGCAGTTACTTTATCAGAGAACTGGGTTGGATTAGACTCATTGCTAAATGCACAGTCTGAAGAATTCACAGCAGTAGATACGAAGCGAGATGATACAGCGATTCTCGCCTATACGTCAGGCACAACCGGCAATCCAAAAGGTGTTGTCCATACTCATGGTTGGGCATATGCTCACCTTCGTATTACCTCACCATGGCTTGATATTCGTGAGAGTGATACAGTGTGGGCAACTGCGGCACCTGGCTGGCAGAAGTGGATCTGGAGCCCATTCTTATCGGTTCTAGGAAATGGTGCAACTGGATTCGTATATAATGGATCATTCCATCCCAAACGGTATTTGCATTTGCTGGATGATTACAATATTCAAGTGCTGTGTTGTACACCGACAGAATACCGGATTATGGCTAAAATCGAAGGGTTAGATGAATATCAATTGCCTAACTTACGCAGTGCTGTATCTGCCGGCGAGCCACTAAATCAAGAAGTAATTCATACGTTCAAACGTCACTTCGATATTACGATTCGTGATGGGTATGGACAGACAGAAAGTACACTATTGATCGGTAATTTGATTGATACTGAAATTCGCTTGGGCTCTATGGGGAAATCGATGTCTCCTGGATTGGTAGAAGTGGTAGACGAAGAAGGTGTTCCTGTACCGGCTGGTCAGGTAGGGGATATCGCTGTTCGTATTGATATGCCTGCGTTATTCCAGACGTATTATCTGAATCCAGAACGTAAACAGGTTAATGTGCATGGTGATTACTTTGTGACTGGAGATCGCGCTTGGAAAGATGAAGATGGTTATTTCTGGTTTGAAGGACGGGGCGACGATATTATTATCAGCTCTGGTTATACAATCGGACCTTTTGAAGTAGAAGAAGCATTAATGAAACATCATGCTGTCAAAGAATGTGCAGCTGTAGCGAGTCCTGATGAAGTTCGTGGACATGTGGTTAAAGCATTTATCGTATTGCAAGACGGAGTAGAAGGTACACCTGAATTAATAAAAGAATTACAAACCCATGTTAAAGAGTGGACAGCACCATACAAATATCCACGCAAAATCGAGTTTGTAACGGATCTCCCGAAAACCAACTCTGGCAAAATTCGCAGAATAGAATTGAGAGAACAAGAGAAAAAGAACAATAGTCTTTAAAAATTAAAGGAAAATGAATATTATTGCTCAAAAAGCAACGAAAATGGCTGAATATAAGCTATTTCCGTTGCTTTTTCTTTTTTCTACAATGAAGGAACGATTGGCAAAATTCAAAACTTTTTGGACAATAATAACTTTATAAAATCACTTAAATAAATATTTCAACATATGAAAAATTCACAATAGAAAACCAGAAATGTTATCGCATCATACTCAAAAAACCATACTTTCGACGCTTAATCGAAAAAAAGAAAAACACATCCTCTACAATTATACAACAACAAAAATAACCGACTATACCATAGATCAGAAGCAGTCTGATACTACTTCTGATCTATAAGTATTGCCAGTTTACGAGCAGTATCAAATTTAGGTAAAGCTATATTAACAAGAATTTGTATATCAGGAGCATCTAAAGATTGAAAAGAAATATGTTCAAATGCAAGTTCTTTGACAAGAGGATGAAGAATAATTTTGCGACCTTCTGGCGCATCTAGTACTTCATGCAATTCCCATAACTCGCGAAAAGGTTCACTTACTTTTTGCAAATTCATCACAAAGTCGGTATACCAGGGATCTTCGATAAAACGAGCATATCTGGCACGAAATTGAGCGACAAGGCGAAGGGCATGTTCTTTCCATTGTGATCCTTTGAGAGCAATAAATTCAGTAGAAGTAAAGGTTCGCCATAGTAGATTCCGATCCTGTTCGTTCAAATAACTATAGTCTCCATATACGACTGAAAAAGCTTTATTCCACGATAGGACATTTAACTTTGGATCAATAGCACAAGCAGGTGCATGACCTAATTGATCTAAAAAACGTTGCACTGTATCGCTAACTTGCAATTGAGGTGGATGTATATAAGGTGGTAATTGGCAATGGGCTAATACAAAAAGATGTTTACGTTCAAATTCGTCTAGTTGTAAGACACGGGCGATACTTTCTAGCACTTGAATAGAGACTTGTATATCGCGTCCCTGTTCCAGATACGTATACCAATCTACACTTACTCCAGCGAGCATAGCCACTTCCGCACGACGCAACCCTGGAGTCCGTCTACGTCCATGTTCCGGTAGTCCAACATGTGCAGGTAATATTCGAGCACGACGATTTTTTAGAAAATCTCCTAATTCTGATTGACGATCCACTTCTAACATAGCGACCTCCTACCAAGCTTATTTATAAATATCTGTCCAGATGAGACAGGGACAATGAATCCTAGGATAAACGCCCATCTATGTCATAGAATTCTTTCATTATACACTATGATCAAGCAAAGGAGAGGATCACAAAATGGATACAATCTTGAATAAAGTAGTATTGATTACGGGAGCAAGTAGTGGAATAGGAGAAGCGACAGCACGTGTATTATGTAGAGCAGGAGCGTCGGTAGTTCTCGGAGCAAGACGAACAGAACGTTTACAAAAGGTAGTCCAAGAATTAAAAGAAGAAGGCGGACAAGCAGAATATTGTACGTTGGATGTTACCAACCTTGAACAGATGCACGAGTTTGTAGCTTTTGCCCAGCAAAAATTCGGACGAGTAGATGTGTTTATCAATAATGCTGGAGTTATGCCATTATCTCCACTTGATAGTTACAAAGTGGAAGAATGGAATCAAATGATTGATGTGAATATTCGCGGTGTTTTACATGGTATTGCTTCAGGATTACCTGTTATGGAAAAGCAACAGACAGGGCATTTTATTAATATCGCTTCTGTAGGGGCTTATCAAGTAAGTCCAACAGCAGCAGTCTATTGCGCTACCAAATTTGCAGTACGAGCCATCACAGAAGGATTGCGCCAAGAATCAAGTGGACATATTCAAGTCACTCTTGTATCTCCAGGTGTCACTGAATCTGAATTAGCTGATCATATATCGGATGAGCAAGCTCGTGCTGAAATGAAAGAATATCGTCGTATTTCGATACCGGCTAGCGCTATTGCCAATGCTATCTTGTATGCGATCGAGCAACCTCAAGAAGTGGATATCAATGAAATCATTATAAGACCAACCGCTACTTCATAAACTAAAGTACACTCATGCACTATTTTAAATTCATAATCTAAAAAAGTTGCCTCTATAATAAGGAGGTGACTTTTTTTAGATTGATCATACAAATCACAAAAATATTATACATAAATTTACTTATTTAGAAAATAAGGATATGAATCATTAAGAATAATCTAAAAGTTATTCGAAGATCACTTTTAACGCTAATCTTTTTGTCTAAATTGTTCGATATTTAAGATATAACGTTATAAGTGACGTTAGGTTGGAGGATACGATTATGTTTATTTTTTTGATTAGTGTAATCAGTTTGTTTGTACCCTTTTTATTTCTTACTACTTTAGCGATCAATGTTATTTTGAGAAATCCCAAACATTCTTTGCATCGATTAACGATGATGGTTATGTTTACATTAGGTTTAATATTTTTAAGCGATTTTCTTATGCATACCTTAGAATTTCAATACGGACAACTTACCTTTACTTTTCTAGGATATAATCTTTCTTTTTTAGCGATGACATTGCTGATTTATTTTTTTGCTAATTTGAGTCACTTGCGTATTCCTAGATATGTGGTTCATATTATGGCTTGTATTCCGTTAATAGGTATTCCTTTACTTAATGTGTATCCGTACCTTTTTAATATTACGATTACTCAAAGTAAATACTGGCGAGTGGAAGATCGTTCACTCTCGTTTGATTTGATGTTTATTGTTATTGCTCTTTATAGTCTAACCACCCTTATTACATTTGTCGCACTTACTTATCGCAAAATGAATGGCTCTTTAATGTATCAGCGTGAGAAGCGCATGATGGGTACCATTATGCGAGGAAGTATTCTAGCCGCATTATGGTTAGTGATCACTTTTGTAATTACTTCGATTTATAAAGAAACCCCCTATTTTCCAATTGCAAGTCTACCGGCTTATTCAGGTGTGATCTTAGCTGTAACATTGCATATTGCCATGCATAAATATAACTTTTTGGCAGCAGCAGAACGCCGCTATAAGCTTTTATTTACATTATCGAGTAGCGGGATTGCTCTGATGAATCGAAATGGAATTGCAGTGGAAGCTAATCCTGCTTTTCGCTTATTGGCGGCTGTCGATGAATCGGAAGGCGAGATTGATATTTTTGCTATGATTCAGCATGAAGATAAACATAATTACCGGGAACGGTTAAAAAAAGCATTTGAGAATCGTACGATATTGCAGAACTCTCAAGTACAAATACGTAATTTAACAGGGATGACCTATATTGTCGAAGTGAATAATGATTTTTTGGAGATTGATGGAGAACTGTATTGTTATCTATTAGTGCGTGATATTACAGCG contains:
- a CDS encoding EAL domain-containing protein; protein product: MNTILETTIPVHWLYVFIAALASMVGCAVIVIGSAWSNSSLRNQYVKKRQRIIALIGVLAFSTSHILIPISMNVPITMKYYGFHLVFTIIGCYGAVFAASRYAFSSWRGSMQFFVTSMTVAITILVFDYANTLYLFRGFLIWQPELILMTIPIAISICLAVMRLFSLSSRNREHGLRSPTMIFGIITSGMGLAGIPLLCAYSVLPFDQMGLTEKSYLVPYIYMIFVTASLYAIPDSFIFVREQKENRAMIQREQYYSSLYEQNPDSVIEFDINGVITGINRRAQKMSSELGKTLIGVRATDLLEGEQKILAQDHLKLVLSGHSSTIDLELKYQKDRTLSIALTSIPIFVHGKIEGAYTIVKNITKRKRDQETIRHLAYHDELTGLANRRSFETRLSMYTMVDNHHSPFTLFFIDLDRFKRINDLFGHAFGDAVIRHSGLVLKSCLPKDSFVARMGGDEFTVIIPGLSDIEEIKKIAGKVVERFVQPFHIEKHAVKLSASIGIARFPEDGASAGVLTQRADTAMYTAKENGSSQYQFYDAVSDQSSLEQIMLENDLEQAIDNNQLKLVYQPKFDIRTGLIIGYEALVRWYHPILGEIPPLSFIPLAEKSGMIIALEQWVLRTACLQSKKWQCEGYDAVPIAVNVSPIHLMKPDIYETIIKTLQELDFDPTLLEIEITESAMMHNEEHVIDILSKLKQSGISVSMDDFGTGYSSLSYLHNLPIGCLKIDRSFIRKITVDKDSRAIAEMIISMAKQLGLKIIAEGVETEEQVALLKEWKCYNVQGFYYSRPLAPENAIHSRVS
- a CDS encoding helix-turn-helix transcriptional regulator, translating into MLEVDRQSELGDFLKNRRARILPAHVGLPEHGRRRTPGLRRAEVAMLAGVSVDWYTYLEQGRDIQVSIQVLESIARVLQLDEFERKHLFVLAHCQLPPYIHPPQLQVSDTVQRFLDQLGHAPACAIDPKLNVLSWNKAFSVVYGDYSYLNEQDRNLLWRTFTSTEFIALKGSQWKEHALRLVAQFRARYARFIEDPWYTDFVMNLQKVSEPFRELWELHEVLDAPEGRKIILHPLVKELAFEHISFQSLDAPDIQILVNIALPKFDTARKLAILIDQK
- a CDS encoding DMT family transporter, with translation MNIAMLIIPLLAGIGLGIQSAINGTLGNKIGTIESAFFTFFTGAIFLTIIVNFFGQGNILNIHEVPKWQLLCAIFGVVYLSLMVLAVPKIGVTAAVISVIVGQLVASMAIDHFGWFESATIHFGIKRLIGVILMLVALFFVFREKTVTKTAS
- a CDS encoding ArsR/SmtB family transcription factor, translating into MTEIDIFKALSNETRLNILKWLREPEKNFPQQQAHLPKEVSIKGGVCVGDIHDKVNLSQSTVSHYLSIMQKAGLLEAVRYGQWTYYRRNEDTIKKIAKFLDEEI
- a CDS encoding DMT family transporter — protein: MSKILIYLAAIIAGMSLSIEAAIGGALGEHVGELESTYYIFIIGAMATFLVTLFFGKGNLGAIFTVPKWNLLGGLLGVVYLALLVISVTLIGVGISITAVIIGQIVISIIIEHFGLLGSPKIKFNVNRLVAVVLLTVSFFLVL
- a CDS encoding RraA family protein — translated: MLRIEPRVQGVTAELITLYSQLQPSTLGHLTDFGFLRGIQPLFRPIRMLGNAVTVRIPHLDSTAIRHALQQVMPGDVIVVDMSGDDFRACWGEFRTYVAMKKEVAGVVISGCATDVKVIRELNFPVFATGTSALTTRSLDMEGEVNTPISVCGVTVQPGDLIIGDDDGVFAVHPNHAQILGEQALAKQQQEELNRQKYGYDLIKPYPLPKI
- a CDS encoding acyl-CoA synthetase; the encoded protein is MERHDADKIALKWLSEHDDYAEITYGDLLKKANRLANGLVKLGLQKGDRVLVMVPRQIIAYVIYLACLKSGLVIIPSSEMLRAKDLAYRLDHSQAKAVIAWSDVMGEVDKIQDELPSWQHRIAVSNEAVTLSENWVGLDSLLNAQSEEFTAVDTKRDDTAILAYTSGTTGNPKGVVHTHGWAYAHLRITSPWLDIRESDTVWATAAPGWQKWIWSPFLSVLGNGATGFVYNGSFHPKRYLHLLDDYNIQVLCCTPTEYRIMAKIEGLDEYQLPNLRSAVSAGEPLNQEVIHTFKRHFDITIRDGYGQTESTLLIGNLIDTEIRLGSMGKSMSPGLVEVVDEEGVPVPAGQVGDIAVRIDMPALFQTYYLNPERKQVNVHGDYFVTGDRAWKDEDGYFWFEGRGDDIIISSGYTIGPFEVEEALMKHHAVKECAAVASPDEVRGHVVKAFIVLQDGVEGTPELIKELQTHVKEWTAPYKYPRKIEFVTDLPKTNSGKIRRIELREQEKKNNSL
- a CDS encoding ABC transporter ATP-binding protein is translated as MDQIEAKNMTITYGADPIIENLNLHIPKGEITVLIGSNGCGKSTILRTLARLLKPNNGSILLAGEEIAHISTKEIARRMSILPQGPNAPEGLTVEQLVKQGRYPHQSWLKQWSIQDEQAVERALELTHMVELADRAVDSLSGGQRQRAWIAMTLAQGTDTLLLDEPTTYLDMTHQVEILDLLFDLNEREGRTIVMVLHDLNLACRYAHHMIAVHNRGIYAQGRPEDIMTVENVQSVFEMRCQIARDPLFGTPMLIPYGKGRVLHESLSV
- a CDS encoding IucA/IucC family C-terminal-domain containing protein produces the protein MNRSLSNLTSWESYEWEYLNQELRLTDQIAEDDEYSVTSSALLDPQQCAAYLDRLQPLYRSSSRALTASMFSKRYAFMMVCPILYAMSMYRKTFSLNIDNCQLESAYFQLPTRKTWMPNLLLRDPSVYELQSADVANNELYAQQREDIVRRVFAEHLQPILQNISEVSSISRTILWENIAIYVYVLYENRLLKEANEEQRQQIQQDLYYLTQEAPNDCFGEKRNPLTQFYTKKRVVPLSEQPQRVRKTCCAHYELPAPSDYCPTCPKICKS
- the rhaD gene encoding rhamnulose-1-phosphate aldolase gives rise to the protein MNTSTAAQPIKAGMHIPFVREMAETTYNMWKFGWDERNGGNVSCILDEEEVSPYIDIQQVQYNIQPAFPVHELAGKYFIVTGSGKYFKNVIDDPEANLGLLRVSANGEQLEVLWGFKNGAVPTSELPSHFMSHIERLKVDPQHRVVIHNHATNVIAMSFIHDLNENTFTKTLWEMCTECIVVFPDGIGVIPWMVPGSNAIGQATAQKMRDHHAVLWPHHGIFGTGHSIDEAFGLIETIEKAAQIYMLTAHHSVRQKITDQQLADLATAFGVTPRAGILQI